A region of Myxococcus stipitatus DSM 14675 DNA encodes the following proteins:
- a CDS encoding FAD-dependent oxidoreductase — MRATEHNETVTIVGAGLVGSLLAVELARQGYSVEVLERRPDMRREVIDAGRSINLAISTRGLYALRQQGLEEEALRHAIPMRGRMIHPPKGSLVYQPYGKDDSQHINSLSRAWLNKFLMSAAEESGRVRFRYRQRVTHLDAKTGVLTVVDEATGEERREEGRVVFGTDGSGSAVRQALEQVQGFESTQEQLGHGYKELTIPAGPGGAFQMEKHALHIWPRGTYMLIALPNEDGSFTCTLFLPWKGPVSFESLDTPARLEAFFEEQFADAKALIPDLTEAFFARPTGSMVTVKCAPWHAGGKAVVLGDAAHAIVPFFGQGMNCGFEDVTVFNRLLAEHGSWESLFGALEKLRKTNSDAIADMAVENFIEMRDSTGNPRFLLEKAVEKVLLNAFPGTFVSRYSMVSFSRVPYRLAYEVGAIAGGIVSELSEGLTRAEDVDLERAGRLIQERLVPFMKEHADGFRTEG; from the coding sequence ATGCGCGCGACTGAGCACAACGAGACGGTCACCATCGTGGGCGCGGGCCTGGTGGGCTCGCTGCTCGCGGTGGAGTTGGCCCGCCAGGGCTACTCCGTGGAGGTGCTGGAGCGCCGCCCGGACATGCGCCGCGAGGTCATCGACGCGGGGCGCTCCATCAACCTCGCCATCTCCACGCGGGGCCTGTACGCGCTGAGACAGCAGGGGTTGGAGGAGGAGGCGCTCCGCCACGCCATCCCCATGCGCGGGCGGATGATTCATCCGCCGAAGGGCTCGCTGGTCTATCAGCCGTATGGCAAGGACGACTCGCAGCACATCAACTCGCTGTCGCGGGCGTGGCTGAACAAGTTCCTGATGTCGGCGGCGGAGGAGTCGGGTCGGGTCCGCTTCCGCTACCGGCAGCGGGTGACGCACCTGGATGCGAAGACGGGTGTGCTCACGGTGGTGGACGAGGCCACGGGCGAGGAGCGCCGCGAAGAAGGCCGCGTGGTGTTCGGCACGGATGGCTCCGGCTCCGCGGTGCGACAGGCGCTGGAGCAGGTGCAGGGCTTCGAGTCGACGCAGGAGCAGCTGGGGCACGGCTACAAGGAGCTGACGATTCCGGCGGGGCCGGGTGGCGCGTTCCAGATGGAGAAGCACGCGCTGCACATCTGGCCGCGTGGGACGTACATGCTGATTGCGCTGCCCAACGAGGACGGCAGCTTCACGTGTACGTTGTTCCTGCCATGGAAGGGGCCGGTGAGCTTCGAGTCCCTGGACACGCCGGCTCGACTGGAGGCGTTCTTCGAGGAGCAGTTCGCGGACGCGAAGGCGCTCATCCCGGATTTGACGGAGGCGTTCTTCGCGCGGCCCACGGGCAGCATGGTGACGGTGAAGTGCGCGCCGTGGCACGCGGGCGGCAAGGCGGTGGTGCTGGGGGATGCGGCGCACGCCATCGTCCCGTTCTTCGGCCAGGGGATGAACTGCGGCTTCGAGGACGTCACGGTGTTCAACCGGCTGCTCGCGGAGCACGGCTCATGGGAGAGCCTGTTCGGTGCGCTGGAGAAGCTGCGCAAGACGAACTCGGACGCCATCGCGGACATGGCAGTGGAGAACTTCATCGAGATGCGCGACAGCACGGGCAACCCGCGCTTCTTGTTGGAGAAGGCGGTGGAGAAGGTGTTGCTCAATGCCTTCCCGGGGACGTTCGTCAGCCGCTACTCGATGGTGAGCTTCAGTCGGGTGCCGTACCGGCTGGCATATGAAGTGGGGGCGATTGCCGGTGGCATCGTCTCGGAGTTGTCCGAGGGGCTGACGCGCGCCGAGGACGTGGACCTGGAGCGGGCCGGGCGGCTCATCCAGGAGCGGTTGGTGCCATTCATGAAGGAGCACGCGGATGGATTTCGGACTGAAGGGTAA
- a CDS encoding SDR family oxidoreductase yields the protein MDFGLKGKRALVMGASAGLGYATAQALVREGATVAICSRGGDKLEKAAKSLGAALAVPCDLTQPGAARRLVDEVAAKLGGVDVLVVNTGGPPAGPFEALTAEQWQLGFQSLWMAAVDGMQAALPGMRERKWGRIVLVTSLAAREAMANLTVSNGLRAGLLGLVKTVSNEVAQHGVTVNAVLPGYHATERMTELGLTDEKVAPQIPARRLGRPEELAALVAFLSSEQASYVTGQSICVDGGAQRGF from the coding sequence ATGGATTTCGGACTGAAGGGTAAGCGCGCGCTCGTCATGGGCGCGTCGGCGGGACTGGGCTACGCGACGGCGCAGGCGCTGGTGAGGGAAGGCGCGACGGTGGCCATCTGCTCGCGCGGTGGCGACAAGCTGGAGAAGGCGGCGAAGTCGCTGGGCGCGGCGCTGGCGGTGCCGTGTGACCTGACGCAGCCGGGTGCGGCGCGGCGGCTGGTGGACGAGGTGGCGGCGAAGCTGGGTGGTGTGGATGTGCTCGTGGTGAACACGGGCGGGCCTCCGGCGGGGCCGTTCGAGGCGCTGACGGCGGAGCAGTGGCAGCTCGGCTTCCAGAGCCTGTGGATGGCGGCGGTGGATGGGATGCAGGCGGCGCTGCCGGGGATGCGGGAGCGGAAGTGGGGTCGCATCGTGCTGGTGACGTCGCTGGCGGCGCGTGAGGCGATGGCGAACCTCACGGTGTCCAATGGCTTGCGCGCGGGGTTGCTCGGGTTGGTGAAGACGGTGAGCAACGAGGTGGCGCAGCACGGCGTCACGGTGAACGCGGTGCTGCCGGGCTACCACGCGACGGAGCGGATGACGGAGCTGGGGCTCACGGACGAGAAGGTGGCGCCGCAGATTCCCGCGCGCCGACTGGGCCGTCCGGAGGAGCTGGCCGCGCTGGTGGCGTTCCTGTCGTCCGAGCAGGCGTCCTACGTCACCGGCCAGTCCATCTGCGTCGACGGTGGAGCGCAGCGCGGGTTCTGA
- the kynU gene encoding kynureninase produces MTTHSFEDTEDFARRADEADALRSFRDAFHFPPGTDGKPLVYLAGNSLGLQPKNAARYVQEELEDWARFGVEGHHHGRHPWLHYHELVTEQAARLVGAKPQEVVVMNTLTVNLHLMMVSFYRPTKTRFKILVEGGAFPSDQYAVASQARFHGYDPREAILELKPRPGEETLRTEDILATLDQHGHEVALVMLGSVNYLTGQAFDIPAITKTAHAKGCFVGFDLAHGAGNLKLALHDDGPDFAVWCSYKYLNGGPGALAGVFVHERHARSKDIPRFEGWWGHDKATRFQMGPTFDPLPGAEGWQLSNPPILQLAALRASFELFDQAGMEALRAKSEKLTGYLEFLLEKLPPGFVRIITPRDVKQRGAQLSLRFKGEAQGMLKRLSDAGIICDFRKPDIIRAAPAPLYCSFTDVYRFVRTLEAHARD; encoded by the coding sequence ATGACGACGCACTCCTTCGAGGACACCGAGGACTTCGCGCGCCGCGCCGACGAGGCCGACGCGCTTCGCTCCTTCCGCGACGCGTTCCACTTCCCGCCGGGGACGGATGGCAAGCCGCTGGTGTACCTGGCGGGCAACTCGCTGGGGCTCCAGCCGAAGAACGCCGCGCGCTACGTGCAGGAGGAGCTGGAGGACTGGGCCCGCTTCGGCGTGGAGGGCCACCACCACGGACGGCACCCGTGGCTGCACTACCACGAGCTCGTCACCGAGCAGGCCGCGCGGCTGGTGGGCGCGAAGCCGCAGGAAGTGGTGGTGATGAACACCCTGACGGTGAACCTGCACCTGATGATGGTGTCGTTCTACCGACCCACGAAGACGCGCTTCAAGATTCTCGTGGAGGGCGGAGCGTTCCCCTCGGACCAGTACGCGGTGGCGTCGCAGGCGCGCTTCCACGGGTATGACCCGCGCGAGGCCATCCTGGAGCTGAAGCCTCGCCCGGGTGAGGAGACGCTGCGCACCGAGGACATCCTCGCCACGCTGGACCAGCACGGGCACGAAGTGGCCCTGGTGATGTTGGGCAGCGTGAACTACCTCACGGGACAGGCGTTCGACATCCCGGCGATTACGAAGACGGCGCACGCCAAGGGCTGCTTCGTCGGCTTCGACCTGGCGCATGGCGCGGGCAACCTGAAGCTGGCCTTGCATGACGACGGGCCGGACTTCGCGGTGTGGTGCTCGTACAAGTACCTCAACGGCGGGCCGGGCGCGCTGGCGGGGGTGTTCGTGCACGAGCGGCATGCGCGCTCGAAGGACATCCCGCGCTTCGAGGGCTGGTGGGGACACGACAAGGCGACGCGCTTCCAGATGGGGCCGACGTTCGACCCGCTGCCGGGCGCGGAGGGGTGGCAGTTGTCCAACCCGCCCATCCTCCAGCTCGCGGCGCTGCGGGCCTCGTTCGAGCTGTTCGACCAGGCGGGCATGGAGGCGCTGCGCGCGAAGAGCGAGAAGCTCACCGGCTACCTGGAGTTCCTGCTGGAGAAGTTGCCTCCGGGTTTCGTGCGCATCATCACGCCCAGGGACGTGAAGCAGCGGGGCGCGCAGTTGTCGCTGCGGTTCAAGGGCGAGGCGCAGGGGATGCTCAAGCGCTTGTCGGACGCGGGCATCATCTGCGACTTCCGCAAGCCGGACATCATCCGCGCGGCGCCCGCGCCGCTGTACTGCTCGTTCACCGACGTCTACCGCTTCGTGCGGACCCTGGAGGCCCATGCGCGCGACTGA
- the nbaC gene encoding 3-hydroxyanthranilate 3,4-dioxygenase, which yields MGRLTPINFKKWIDEHRHLLKPPVGNQLVWADREFMVTVVGGPNARTDYHINEGEEFFYQLEGSMNLRVLDDGKPVDIPIHEGDIYLLPPKLPHSPQRPAGTVGLVLERRRLPHELDGFMWMCPSCNEKLYEEFVHVTNLVTQLPPIFEHFYGNPENCTCKKCGTKVTKGGPTR from the coding sequence ATGGGCCGCCTGACTCCCATCAACTTCAAGAAGTGGATTGACGAGCACCGCCACCTGCTCAAGCCGCCCGTGGGCAACCAACTGGTGTGGGCGGACCGTGAGTTCATGGTCACCGTCGTCGGCGGGCCGAACGCGCGCACGGACTACCACATCAACGAGGGCGAGGAGTTCTTCTACCAGCTCGAGGGCTCCATGAACCTGCGCGTCCTCGATGACGGCAAGCCCGTGGACATCCCCATCCACGAGGGCGACATCTACCTGCTGCCGCCCAAGCTGCCGCACTCGCCGCAGCGTCCCGCCGGCACGGTGGGCCTGGTGCTGGAGCGCCGCCGCCTGCCGCACGAGCTGGATGGCTTCATGTGGATGTGCCCCTCGTGCAACGAGAAGCTCTACGAGGAGTTCGTCCACGTCACGAACCTCGTGACGCAGCTGCCCCCCATCTTCGAGCACTTCTACGGCAACCCCGAGAACTGCACCTGCAAGAAGTGCGGGACGAAGGTCACCAAGGGAGGGCCGACGCGTTGA
- a CDS encoding amidohydrolase family protein: MKVDIHTHLLPEKLPRFAERYGYGGFITLDHHKPCRARMLRDDGKFFREIESNCWDPVKRIEECDATGVHVQVLSTVPVMFSYWTKPEHGADLSRFLNDHVAGAVREHPKRFAGLGTVPLQSPELAIRELERCVKELGLSGVQIGSHVNDWNLSDEKLFPFFEAASELGASIFVHPWDMMGEAKMQKYWLPWLVGMPAEVSLAMCSLIFGGVMERLPKLRFAFAHGGGSFPGTLGRIEHGFEARPDLVAVDNKVPPRDYLGRFWVDSLVHDADTLRFIVKLFGQDKVALGSDYPFPLGEDRPGTLIDSLTELSVDTREQLLWKNALAWLGRAREDFAP; encoded by the coding sequence TTGAAGGTCGACATCCACACGCACCTGTTGCCCGAGAAGCTCCCGCGCTTCGCCGAGCGCTACGGCTACGGGGGCTTCATCACGCTGGACCACCACAAGCCGTGCCGCGCGCGCATGCTGCGGGACGACGGGAAGTTCTTCCGCGAGATTGAGAGCAACTGCTGGGACCCGGTGAAGCGCATCGAGGAGTGTGATGCGACGGGCGTCCACGTCCAGGTGCTCTCCACCGTGCCGGTGATGTTCAGCTACTGGACGAAGCCGGAGCACGGCGCGGACCTGTCCCGCTTCCTGAATGACCACGTGGCCGGAGCGGTGCGTGAGCACCCCAAGCGCTTCGCGGGCCTGGGCACCGTGCCCCTCCAGTCGCCGGAGCTTGCGATTCGAGAGCTGGAGCGGTGCGTGAAGGAGCTGGGGCTGTCGGGCGTGCAGATTGGCAGTCACGTCAACGACTGGAACCTCTCCGACGAGAAGCTGTTCCCCTTCTTCGAGGCGGCCAGCGAGCTGGGCGCGTCCATCTTCGTCCACCCATGGGACATGATGGGCGAGGCGAAGATGCAGAAGTACTGGCTGCCGTGGCTGGTGGGCATGCCCGCGGAGGTGTCGCTGGCCATGTGCTCGCTCATCTTCGGCGGAGTAATGGAGCGGCTGCCCAAGCTGCGCTTCGCGTTCGCGCACGGTGGCGGCTCGTTCCCCGGGACGCTGGGCCGCATCGAGCACGGCTTCGAGGCCCGTCCGGACCTGGTCGCCGTGGACAACAAGGTGCCACCGCGCGACTACCTGGGCCGCTTCTGGGTGGACTCGCTGGTGCACGACGCGGACACGCTGCGCTTCATCGTGAAGCTGTTCGGCCAGGACAAGGTCGCGCTGGGCAGTGACTATCCGTTCCCCCTGGGCGAGGACCGCCCGGGCACCCTCATCGACTCACTGACCGAGCTGTCTGTCGACACGCGCGAGCAGCTGCTCTGGAAGAACGCACTGGCGTGGCTGGGCCGCGCTCGCGAGGACTTCGCACCATGA
- a CDS encoding RidA family protein gives MSTSERVDSQKAPEPVGLYPHARRVGNLLFLSGVGPRERGTKKIPGVELDAEGNILSYDIEKQCHSVFRNVRYILEDAGSSWERLVDVTVYLTNMKKDFPIYNRLWAEYFKDNPPCRTTLEINALPTPIAIELKCIATIGDE, from the coding sequence GTGAGCACCAGTGAGCGAGTCGATTCCCAGAAGGCCCCCGAGCCCGTGGGCCTGTATCCCCACGCGCGCCGCGTGGGCAACCTGCTGTTCCTGTCGGGCGTGGGGCCGAGGGAGCGCGGCACGAAGAAGATTCCCGGCGTGGAGCTGGACGCCGAGGGCAACATCCTCTCCTACGACATCGAGAAGCAGTGCCACTCGGTGTTCCGCAACGTCCGCTACATCCTGGAGGACGCGGGCTCCTCGTGGGAGCGGCTGGTGGACGTCACCGTGTACCTCACGAACATGAAGAAGGACTTCCCCATCTACAACCGGCTGTGGGCGGAGTACTTCAAGGACAACCCGCCGTGCAGGACGACGCTCGAAATCAACGCGCTCCCCACGCCCATTGCCATCGAGCTCAAGTGCATCGCCACCATCGGAGACGAATGA